A genomic segment from Myxocyprinus asiaticus isolate MX2 ecotype Aquarium Trade chromosome 36, UBuf_Myxa_2, whole genome shotgun sequence encodes:
- the l3mbtl2 gene encoding lethal(3)malignant brain tumor-like protein 2 isoform X1, with product MPNRCVAYGCGKFSGQNVSMFRFPKDPGEFRKWEKQVQRTRRNWIARTVSHLCSDHFSKDCFEPRSLATAKTMGFKGLRLKEGAVPTIFTRPPCNNCGGASCSTCIPKRKRHGVTSEPEEFESDEWEVASWNVNLDTCEQKEGEVRVFDGEDHKQLYSDDNSVNSSGAYSSWADNDGIVVCEMCGTTGTKDTFYSKTKRFCSASCSRSFSSNSKKSSVLARLQGKPPIKKSTNKVSLKSQTESSRSKGIEQQQESRAFGQDATLAGFDWGSYLEKSGYLATPVSCFRHAPLCAQWEDIYVGLKVEVLNTHTALPSKVYWIATVVQLAGYKALLRYEGFEDDDSHDFWCNLGTSDVHPIGWCAVNSKLLVPPQEVHQKIKDWKSYLMEKLVGEHTLPVDFHVKMADSMRCSFRQGVRVEVVDRSQVSRTRYAVVDTVIGGRLRLLYEDGGLGASGEVLSDFWCHMQSSLVHPVGWSERVGHNIKETDRSVNMSSHPAFRKVLQDSVPYQFKKLRTVYMGDKFFEEGMKLEAIDPLNLGNICVASVRKVLLDGYIMVGIDGVEIGDGSDWFCYHASSHAILPVGYCQNNNINLTLPPGYVQETFTWHKYLEEAGAVAAPQRLFNTDAVGHGFTTGMKLEAVDLMEPRLVCVATVRRCVGRLLLLHFDGWEPEFDQWVDCQSPEIYPVGWCEVTGYQLQPPIGPEPPQGQERTNPSKKPKPFIGKRRRRFIKKNTSIKNTSKTQLPQPKENSETNHSSEALVPSVTPTTVQIKTEPEEEINAVKVKVEEMESPILPSIQGKESNNLEAFTTFKQEDISV from the exons ATGCCTAACCGATGTGTTGCCTATGGTTGTGGAAAGTTTAGTGGGCAGAATGTATCCATGTTCAGATTTCCCAAGGACCCCGGGGAGTTTCGCAAATGGGAGAAGCAGGTTCAGAGGACCCGCAGGAATTGGATTGCCAGGACTGTCTCCCATTTATGCTCTGATCATTTTAGTAAGGACTGTTTTGAGCCTAGATCTCTTGCTACTGCCAAGACAATGGGATTCAAAGGGCTGAGACTGAAGGAGGGCGCTGTCCCGACGATTTTCACCCGCCCGCCGTGTAATAACTGCGGCGGTGCCTCCTGTTCCACGTGTATTCCAAAGCGAAAGAGACACGGTGTAACCAGTGAACCTGAAGAGTTTGAATCA GATGAATGGGAAGTGGCCTCTTGGAATGTCAACTTGGACACATGTGAGCAGAAAGAGGGAGAAGTGAGAGTATTTGATGGAGAAGATCATAAGCAGCTCTATTCGGACGATAACAGTGTTAATAGTTCTGGGGCTTATTCATCCTGGGCAGATAATGATGGCATAG TAGTGTGTGAAATGTGTGGAACTACTGGTACCAAGGACACTTTCTACTCCAAAACCAAGCGCTTCTGCAGTGCATCCTGCTCCCGGTCATTCTCCTCCAACTCAAAGAAATCCTCAGTTCTTGCACGGCTGCAG GGAAAGCCACCCATAAAGAAGTCAACAAACAAAGTGTCTCTAAAATCACAGACCGAGTCTTCTCGGTCAAAGGGTATTGAACAGCAACAGGAGAGCAGAGCATTTGGACAGGATG CTACTTTGGCTGGATTTGACTGGGGTAGTTACCTTGAGAAAAGTGGCTACCTCGCTACTCCTGTATCCTGCTTCAGACAT GCACCACTCTGTGCTCAATGGGAGGACATCTACGTGGGGTTAAAAGTGGAGGTTCTGAACACTCACACAGCCTTGCCTAGCAAGGTGTACTGGATTGCCACTGTAGTACAGCTGGCAG gctatAAGGCTCTTCTGCGCTATGAGGGTTTTGAGGATGATGATAGCCATGACTTTTGGTGTAACTTGGGTACATCTGATGTTCATCCTATAGGCTGGTGTGCAGTGAATAGCAAGCTCCTTGTCCCCCCTCAAG AGGTCCACCAGAAGATTAAAGACTGGAAATCTTACCTGATGGAGAAACTGGTTGGAGAACACACACTTCCTGTTGACTTTCATGTCAAG ATGGCAGACAGTATGAGATGTTCATTCAGGCAGGGTGTTCGAGTGGAGGTGGTCGATCGCTCACAGGTGAGCCGTACCCGCTATGCAGTGGTGGATACCGTAATAGGGGGTCGACTCAGGCTGCTGTATGAGGATGGGGGCCTAGGAGCATCGGGCGAGGTGCTCTCAGATTTCTGGTGTCACATGCAAAGTTCTCTAGTACATCCAGTAGGTTGGTCTGAAAGAGTGGGCCACAACATCAAAGAAACAG ATAGGAGTGTCAACATGAGTAGCCATCCAGCATTTCGCAAGGTCCTTCAAGACAGTGTGCCATATCAGTTCAAGAAG TTAAGGACTGTTTACATGGGAGATAAATTTTTTGAGGAAGGCATGAAACTGGAAGCAATTGATCCTCTGAACCTTGGGAACATCTGTGTCGCATCAGTCCGTAaa GTGCTGCTAGATGGATACATCATGGTTGGCATTGATGGTGTTGAGATTGGTGATGGTTCTGACTGGTTTTGCTACCACGCCAGTTCACATGCCATCTTACCTGTAGGATATTGTCAGAACAACAACATAAATCTCACTCTACCTCCTG GTTATGTTCAAGAAACGTTCACATGGCATAAGTATTTAGAAGAAGCGGGGGCTGTGGCTGCTCCACAGAGACTTTTCAACACA GATGCTGTAGGTCATGGCTTTACCACAGGTATGAAGTTAGAGGCAGTGGACCTCATGGAGCCAAGGCTGGTGTGTGTGGCCACTGTTAGGCGTTGTGTAGGCCGGCTTCTCCTTCTGCACTTTGATGGCTGGGAGCCTGAGTTTGATCAGTGGGTGGACTGTCAGTCCCCTGAAATATACCCAGTGGGCTGGTGTGAAGTCACTGGCTACCAGCTGCAGCCACCCATCGGCCCAG AACCACCTCAGGGTCAGGAACGCACCAATCCAAGCAAAAAGCCGAAACCCTTTATTGGGAAAAGGA ggCGAagatttataaagaaaaatacaagcattaaaaacaCATCTAAAACCCAGCTCCCCCAGCCGAAGGAGAATTCGGAGACAAATCACTCAAGTGAGGCACTAGTCCCCTCTGTCACGCCCACCACTGTACAAATCAAGACTGAACCAGAGGAAGAAA TTAATGCAGTAAAAGTGAAGGTTGAGGAGATGGAAAGCCCAATATTACCCAGCATACAAGGCAAAGAAAGCAACAACCTGGAGGCCTTCACAACCTTTAAACAGGAGGACATCTCAGTTTAA
- the l3mbtl2 gene encoding lethal(3)malignant brain tumor-like protein 2 isoform X2, producing the protein MPNRCVAYGCGKFSGQNVSMFRFPKDPGEFRKWEKQVQRTRRNWIARTVSHLCSDHFSKDCFEPRSLATAKTMGFKGLRLKEGAVPTIFTRPPCNNCGGASCSTCIPKRKRHGVTSEPEEFESDEWEVASWNVNLDTCEQKEGEVRVFDGEDHKQLYSDDNSVNSSGAYSSWADNDGIVCEMCGTTGTKDTFYSKTKRFCSASCSRSFSSNSKKSSVLARLQGKPPIKKSTNKVSLKSQTESSRSKGIEQQQESRAFGQDATLAGFDWGSYLEKSGYLATPVSCFRHAPLCAQWEDIYVGLKVEVLNTHTALPSKVYWIATVVQLAGYKALLRYEGFEDDDSHDFWCNLGTSDVHPIGWCAVNSKLLVPPQEVHQKIKDWKSYLMEKLVGEHTLPVDFHVKMADSMRCSFRQGVRVEVVDRSQVSRTRYAVVDTVIGGRLRLLYEDGGLGASGEVLSDFWCHMQSSLVHPVGWSERVGHNIKETDRSVNMSSHPAFRKVLQDSVPYQFKKLRTVYMGDKFFEEGMKLEAIDPLNLGNICVASVRKVLLDGYIMVGIDGVEIGDGSDWFCYHASSHAILPVGYCQNNNINLTLPPGYVQETFTWHKYLEEAGAVAAPQRLFNTDAVGHGFTTGMKLEAVDLMEPRLVCVATVRRCVGRLLLLHFDGWEPEFDQWVDCQSPEIYPVGWCEVTGYQLQPPIGPEPPQGQERTNPSKKPKPFIGKRRRRFIKKNTSIKNTSKTQLPQPKENSETNHSSEALVPSVTPTTVQIKTEPEEEINAVKVKVEEMESPILPSIQGKESNNLEAFTTFKQEDISV; encoded by the exons ATGCCTAACCGATGTGTTGCCTATGGTTGTGGAAAGTTTAGTGGGCAGAATGTATCCATGTTCAGATTTCCCAAGGACCCCGGGGAGTTTCGCAAATGGGAGAAGCAGGTTCAGAGGACCCGCAGGAATTGGATTGCCAGGACTGTCTCCCATTTATGCTCTGATCATTTTAGTAAGGACTGTTTTGAGCCTAGATCTCTTGCTACTGCCAAGACAATGGGATTCAAAGGGCTGAGACTGAAGGAGGGCGCTGTCCCGACGATTTTCACCCGCCCGCCGTGTAATAACTGCGGCGGTGCCTCCTGTTCCACGTGTATTCCAAAGCGAAAGAGACACGGTGTAACCAGTGAACCTGAAGAGTTTGAATCA GATGAATGGGAAGTGGCCTCTTGGAATGTCAACTTGGACACATGTGAGCAGAAAGAGGGAGAAGTGAGAGTATTTGATGGAGAAGATCATAAGCAGCTCTATTCGGACGATAACAGTGTTAATAGTTCTGGGGCTTATTCATCCTGGGCAGATAATGATGGCATAG TGTGTGAAATGTGTGGAACTACTGGTACCAAGGACACTTTCTACTCCAAAACCAAGCGCTTCTGCAGTGCATCCTGCTCCCGGTCATTCTCCTCCAACTCAAAGAAATCCTCAGTTCTTGCACGGCTGCAG GGAAAGCCACCCATAAAGAAGTCAACAAACAAAGTGTCTCTAAAATCACAGACCGAGTCTTCTCGGTCAAAGGGTATTGAACAGCAACAGGAGAGCAGAGCATTTGGACAGGATG CTACTTTGGCTGGATTTGACTGGGGTAGTTACCTTGAGAAAAGTGGCTACCTCGCTACTCCTGTATCCTGCTTCAGACAT GCACCACTCTGTGCTCAATGGGAGGACATCTACGTGGGGTTAAAAGTGGAGGTTCTGAACACTCACACAGCCTTGCCTAGCAAGGTGTACTGGATTGCCACTGTAGTACAGCTGGCAG gctatAAGGCTCTTCTGCGCTATGAGGGTTTTGAGGATGATGATAGCCATGACTTTTGGTGTAACTTGGGTACATCTGATGTTCATCCTATAGGCTGGTGTGCAGTGAATAGCAAGCTCCTTGTCCCCCCTCAAG AGGTCCACCAGAAGATTAAAGACTGGAAATCTTACCTGATGGAGAAACTGGTTGGAGAACACACACTTCCTGTTGACTTTCATGTCAAG ATGGCAGACAGTATGAGATGTTCATTCAGGCAGGGTGTTCGAGTGGAGGTGGTCGATCGCTCACAGGTGAGCCGTACCCGCTATGCAGTGGTGGATACCGTAATAGGGGGTCGACTCAGGCTGCTGTATGAGGATGGGGGCCTAGGAGCATCGGGCGAGGTGCTCTCAGATTTCTGGTGTCACATGCAAAGTTCTCTAGTACATCCAGTAGGTTGGTCTGAAAGAGTGGGCCACAACATCAAAGAAACAG ATAGGAGTGTCAACATGAGTAGCCATCCAGCATTTCGCAAGGTCCTTCAAGACAGTGTGCCATATCAGTTCAAGAAG TTAAGGACTGTTTACATGGGAGATAAATTTTTTGAGGAAGGCATGAAACTGGAAGCAATTGATCCTCTGAACCTTGGGAACATCTGTGTCGCATCAGTCCGTAaa GTGCTGCTAGATGGATACATCATGGTTGGCATTGATGGTGTTGAGATTGGTGATGGTTCTGACTGGTTTTGCTACCACGCCAGTTCACATGCCATCTTACCTGTAGGATATTGTCAGAACAACAACATAAATCTCACTCTACCTCCTG GTTATGTTCAAGAAACGTTCACATGGCATAAGTATTTAGAAGAAGCGGGGGCTGTGGCTGCTCCACAGAGACTTTTCAACACA GATGCTGTAGGTCATGGCTTTACCACAGGTATGAAGTTAGAGGCAGTGGACCTCATGGAGCCAAGGCTGGTGTGTGTGGCCACTGTTAGGCGTTGTGTAGGCCGGCTTCTCCTTCTGCACTTTGATGGCTGGGAGCCTGAGTTTGATCAGTGGGTGGACTGTCAGTCCCCTGAAATATACCCAGTGGGCTGGTGTGAAGTCACTGGCTACCAGCTGCAGCCACCCATCGGCCCAG AACCACCTCAGGGTCAGGAACGCACCAATCCAAGCAAAAAGCCGAAACCCTTTATTGGGAAAAGGA ggCGAagatttataaagaaaaatacaagcattaaaaacaCATCTAAAACCCAGCTCCCCCAGCCGAAGGAGAATTCGGAGACAAATCACTCAAGTGAGGCACTAGTCCCCTCTGTCACGCCCACCACTGTACAAATCAAGACTGAACCAGAGGAAGAAA TTAATGCAGTAAAAGTGAAGGTTGAGGAGATGGAAAGCCCAATATTACCCAGCATACAAGGCAAAGAAAGCAACAACCTGGAGGCCTTCACAACCTTTAAACAGGAGGACATCTCAGTTTAA